DNA from Falco naumanni isolate bFalNau1 chromosome 22, bFalNau1.pat, whole genome shotgun sequence:
CTCCTTACATCACACTTCTCCCCTCAAttctgcaggtgggtgctgcagctcctttgcacCATCCCCACCTGTTTGCCTTAGAGGACTGGCggcacacagctgcagaacaaTTTTTCAAATCTGCAAGCAGTGTGAAGAATGATCAAGTGTCATAAATGAGCCAACACCCTCCACAAGCAGATGCCATGTCCAAGCTGTCTCTGATGAGGTGCCTTTCTGCAAGGGACACTCTCATGAGAAATCTCATGAGAAATTCATGAGAAATAGATCTAAACACAAGGGAAGATCTTGGTAAGGAGACAGTTTGGCTGCAGGGAGACATGcaagtttttccttcctgaagtaaaaacagcagcacaggtgagAGGTACCTGTAAGTCCAAAGAataaagggagaagaaaactgGTGAATAACTGAAAGAGCCTTTGCTGAGACACTCTGCTGAAAAGATGACTTCAGAAGTCGTCACTGTCCCCTGCTCAGGTGCAAATATGTTaaagatgagagaaaataaGGGCGTGGTATAACTGTAATAATGATGGTGAAGTTCTGGTATAAAATCACTATTTCCTTGAGGTATCGCTTTTGAAAGTTCCTTGAATTGGCAGAGGTCACTTGTGAGAAAGGACAAGGAAGTGTTACAACTGTCTTGGAAGGAGTCCGTAAGTGCAGCTCGGGGAACCACAGGCTGCACAACCCCCCCTGGTGAGGGGCGTGCCACCAGTTAGAGTCCCCTTGGGTGACATTTCTGGCACCTGAGCGGGCAACTGTCCAGGTGGATTTTCCAAGGGTAAGTCCTGCCTCGACAACCTGACAGCCTGCAGTTGTGCGTGAGGAGCTCCACAGTGGATGTCATTTCCCTCGGCTTCAGCAAAACTCTGGCCATGGTCTCCCTCAGTGTTCTTCTGCCCAAGTGAGGCCGTGACACTCTGGGTGCGTACAGAAAGAGATGGGTAAAACACCGGCTGGATGgtcaggctgagagagcagTGAGGAAGGGCTCACGCCCCACCTGGAGGgcactgggacatactggggcagtgtgggcagcacaggggtgTCTTCTGTACCCTACACTGTGACTTTTAGGAGCTGTACACAGGACCCAGTGGAGGCAACTCTCACAATGTCTGTCGGTGGCACCAAACTGAGAGGACCATCCCTGTGCCCTAGGGATGCCATGGAGGGGAACCCTGGCAGGTGGGGTGGCCGCCCtgtcaggagctgcacagatgcAGGACGGACCAAGGGCAGAGCCTGCACCTCCCTCGCATGGACTaacaccctgcagctgcagggcctgggacctgcctggctgggcagtgtctgtgcagaaaaggccctggtggtgctgggggacagaaGGCAAAACACAATCCCAGCCCGTGacctggcagcagaggcagccagcagtgccctggagcGTATGAAGAGGTGCCTTGCCATGAGAGGGCGGGAAGTGATTGTGTGTCCCGTACTCATTGCTTGTTAGACCATGAGTAGACTGCTGTGTTAATTTTTGGTgttggctggggagggaagaagttGCTGGATGGCTCCAGAGAGAACCCATTACAGCCAGGAAGATGTGTATGACTGGGAAtgagttcagtgaagggtcactgagatgctcaggggctggaaCACTTTCCTgggaggggaaactgagggCAAGGCCCTTGTTCAGCCCGCACAAGGGAAGGCCTTGGGAGCCTCCTAGTGACCTGCCAGTCCCAATGGGGAGGTGGTCAGGAAGATGAAGCCAGTCTTGGAACTGTGATGCAATCGTCAGATGTGGAAATAAGAATGTTCTTGGCCAGACGTAATGCAGTGACCAACCTCCACATCCCGGGATGCCTGAAGCTGTAAACAGAATGCAAACAAACGCTCTACTTGGATAGTGTGAACTTCTTTGCTAAAAGGCGGGAGGCAGAGAAATCTCAGTGCTTTCTGGTTCCTGTGAAAGATTTAATACCTCTATGAAAGGAGCTgaagctttggggtttttttgatccTCCTTTTCTGTCCCTGACACCCAGAAGCCTGACCTGCTtatccttctcctcctgctaaCAACTGATGAAGGGATAGGAAGTAAGGAAGCAGAGAGCCCCTAGGATTTAAAGGGTCACCGTGTCATTTCCTTGGACATCTCATCTAGTATCAAGAGGGAAAATGAGCCTGCAAGGCCAAACGAACAAGGTCTATGGACAGGCAACGCTGTGTCTAAAATATTTGCTGGAGACCTGCAGAACCACAGCATAGATCACGCTGGAGCTGAATCTCCTCCTGGCATCAATGCCCTCCTGGAGCCATGGAGAAAGCTTTGGGTGGAGGCCCCTGGTGAGGCTGGTCAGGGCCAGGAAGGCCTAGGGATGCTCTCagggccctgcccctgcccccatGGGATCCCACCTGCCAGTGCCCTCAGCAGGTAAtgttccccttccctcctctcccagggctgtgctctgctgctctccttccccacgTGCCTGGGCATCAGGGACACCACCACTTCACAGTCACTACAAAAGGCTGGCACTGGTCTTCACATCACTGAGGATTTCTTACTTTTTGGAGTCCCAGGTGCAGGTGGGTACCAGACTGGGTGGGCTGTTGGTCATGGGGAACTTGCCCACAACCCCTGGGCTCCTGGCATCCTGGCTTGCCTGTGCAGTGATCACCAAGGAGACTGATTCCCCCAGAAGAGCCAGGCTCTGTGATCCACAGGTTTCCTCAGGTCATTTCAAGAAGACATTGTTCATGCCTCACCCTGACTGTATGACCTGTCGCTCTGTCCTGGCTCGGGCTGGCATGGAGTGCatgttcttcacagcagcccttctggtgctgtgctttgcgtCTCTTCCTAGGGCAGCGCTGAccacacaccagtgttttggccaCCGCTGCAGAGCAATCACCAAGGCTTCTCTTTCTCACACTCTGCCTGCGCTACAAGGAGACTGGGGGGACGCAAGAAGCTTGGGCAGCTGACCCCAAATGACCACAGGGATATTGCATATCCCAGGACGTTGTGCTCATCAATAACagctcagggaaaggaggatgaaaagAGGACATGCGTGGTCGTGGCATTAGTCTTCCCGTGTCACTGACAGatgtgctgaagagcagcttttctggagatggctgaacccctgcctgcccatggcaagggtGAGCGAATTGCTCATGTTACCCTCCTTGCACACACAACTTTTGCTTCTCCTGTTGAACTTTGTCCTGACCTGTGAGTTTTCTTCTGATCCTCGCCCCCACCATGCTGGGCATGTAAGGGGTCAATGAGGAACTGATTCTGGGCATTTGGGTGCTGGACAGGGCCAAACCACAACTAATTCCCCCCAAAGTGcctccctggctgctctcccctttGTTCCACACACAAGCTCCCACCTCACCCCTTGGCCCATCCACTAGAAGAGCTCCATCTGTCTGAGCTGCCCTGACAtcacacagagcatccccctcccctcatcTTTCCCGTAGGTCTCCCCTACAGACCTTGTGTCTCCACCCACCGCCAAAGGCatgggagctgccctgcccctcctcagCGCTTACGGCACTGatgtcacagctctgtggtggcactgggggctcctgctgcccgtGCCCCAGGCGGTGGGCTCTGGGGCCCAtgtgggctgcagcacctcaggtGTGGCACCAGGGCCAAGGGCAGGCTTGTCACACGGACACCGGTACCCAGGGACGGGAGCCCTTGTGTGGGAGGGgtttgctgcccagcagaggatgctggagcgggtggcagggggcagcagAAGGATGAAGGAGGTTCCCACCACgagagcaaaggctgcagtgGCCAAGGCCAGAGGGCAACAGgcctgggctgtgcagccctggcaggagagggcttTGCTCTCCCAGGTGACTCTGTAGCACCCTGCGgcctgtgccagagctgaaGCTCATCTCCAAGATgggcaagatgctgctgctggtgctgagcaagCCCCTGGGGGAGGCCAGCCCGTGATCCAGCCCTCCTGGGGCTATCCTGCTGGTGGCAGGCCggccagagagcagctctgcagagaaggacctttGGGTGCCAGAGgacaagcagctgagcaggagccaTCGATGCACCCTCATGGCAAAGGCCAACAGccccctgggctgcattaggacaAGCATCGCTGGCCGATGgggggaggtgatccttcccctcctctcagcactgctgaggccacatctggagtgccgTGACCAGGGCTGGGCTTCCCAGGGCAAGGGAGTTGTTGACGTACTAAAGTAAGTTCTGCAGAGGGCCACCAAGCTTCttgaagggactggagcatctgtccCAGGAAGACAGGGTGAGAGATCTACaactgttcagtctggagaagaaaaggctctgaGAGTCTTATTAATATATGCAGCATTCCATCTGAACCAATGTAACACTTTTTGAACTGTGGATGATCAACCACTGCAGGTAGTTGCCAAGAGTGGTTATGGAATGTCCATGCCTTGACATATTCCAAACCTACCAAGCCAAGGTCTTGTACAACGGGCTtgagctggctgtgcctctCCTAGGGATTTtcactggatgatctccagaggtcccttccaatgtCAACATTCTCTGTCATTCTCTGAGTTTCAAGGACACaagcaagacagaaagaaatgaacGATGCATACCCTTGACCGCAAAGATAGTGGGGTCTATGGAGAGGACtcacgctggagcagggcagaagtgtgaggaggaaggagcagcagaggtgttCTGTGCCATCAACCCTCTTTAACATCCCCCCTGCACCTCTCAGGGTGTGCTTGTGTAGGTGAATTGGGATCAATGGAGTAATTTGGCCCTGGGAGAAACTGGGGAATGGTCTTTAATGTTTTGGTCATTGTTTCTCACAATCAACATCTGTTTTAACTGGCAATGAATGAAATTGATCTTTAGCAAGACAACACATCTTTGGCTATGACAGGGATCGGTAAGTAATCTCTCTGCCTTTACCTTGACCCAGGAGCATCGctggtttattttctccctttgtcCTGTTGAGTCAGGGGAGCAGATGAACaactggggggctggctgggggctggccgTGGTTAACCCACCACAGGACCATATCAGGACTGCTGTACCCAGAATGGGGCTTCCCAGCACAAGGAAGACCCTGGTAGGTTGGAGCAAGTCCTGCAGAGTCCAGAAGGGAGGTTGAGACCTGGATCATGTTATggacaaggagaggctgagacagttggaTTTCATTGAGAAATTGTTTCAAACAAAAGAGTGGAGTGCTGGACCCAGGCCAGTTGGTGGGAACTCTGTCAATGGACTGTTTCAAAATTTGTCAAAACTCGGCCATGAGCACATGATCTGGCTGGAGGTGTCTTACAGGGCCTTGGCTGAGTGGCCAACTGTTTCAAGAGCTATTAAAAAGTGTCACTAGGAAGGTGGCTCCCTTTATATTGAAAAGTGGTGATGAAACGGGGTCTCGCTGAGCCATCAATGAGGACAGATGTGACAGTGCAGCACATGTTCCTCATGGGAGGTGGGGTTTACGAGACAGAGAGGCTATGAGCAGTGTATAGGACTTCTTGGGAAATGTGGGGCAGCTTCCATGTTGTGTCCAGGGAACACGACACAGAGCCAATCCCTCAGTTCCACTCATTTTGTGCCTTATGTCCTTCACCATAAACTCTGGATCTTCACAAGGACCCCCCTGCTGTATGCCTCCATACTGCTGTGTGCCCCCACTTTACAATCACACAGCTGAGCTCTACACTGATGTTTTCCTCTCCCAGGAACTTCCCAGACATGGGCAGTGAGAACCCCCCCTTTTGTTACAGAGATGTgacacaggagaaaagctgaACGGTCCTTGCAGGCACTTGGACAAAGGCCTCTAGGTCACACGGGCTGGGATCATGTCTTTGAGAGGTGGAGTCCATGCAGACATTGTGGGACAAACAGGGTAGTCAAATACAGAATGCTAAATGCACAGGAGGTTCTAGAGATTGCTTGGAAATGTCTTGTGAAGAGACATGGCCAGTTCATTGCTGCTGAGAGACACCTGACTGCATCAGCTTCTTCAGTGCGTCCTTCAGCTCCTGGTTCCTCATGCTGTAGATGAGGGGGTTCAGTGCCGGAGGCACCACTGAGTACAGAACTGCCACCACCAggtccagggatggggaggagatggaggggggCTTCAGGTAGGCAAACGTGGCAGtgctgagaaagagggagacCACGGCCAGGTGAGGGAGGCACgtggaaaaggctttgtgccgtccctgctcagaggggatcctcagcacagccctgaagatCTGCATGTAGGAAAGCAtgatggaaacaaaacaaccaaatgCTATGAAGGCACTACCCACAATTAGCCCCACTTCCCTGAGGTAGGTGTGTGAGCAGGAGAGCTTGAGGATCTGTGGGATTTCACAGAAGACCTGTCCCAGGGCATTGCCGTGGCAGAGCGGCAGTGACAGTGTATTGGCCGTGTGCAGCGCAGCATAGAGAAACCCActggcccaggcagctgctgccatgtggacacaagctctgctgcccagcagggtcccgtagtgcaggggctggcagatggccacaAAGCGGTCATAGGCCATGACGGTGAGGAGAAAACactctgctgaaaggaaaaagacattcaagaagagctgtgcagcacatcCTGAGTAGGAGATGTCCCTGGTGTCCCAGAGGGAGTTGGCCATGGCTTTGGGGACAATGGTGGAGATGGAGCCCTGGTCGATGAGGGAGAggttgaggaggaagaagtacaTGGGGGTGTGCAGGTGGTAGTCACACACTACGGCGGTGATGATGAGGCCATTGGCCATGAGGGCAGCCAGGTAGatgcccagggagagccagaagtgcaagagctgcagctcccgcGTGTCTGCAAAcggcaggaggaggaactgggtgatggagctgctgttggacatctgctgcctctgggcaAGGGGACCTGCTCATGCAGGAAAGTCACCAAGAAGTCAGAGGTTACTTCGTGAGCCAAGTGAAAGGCATTTTCTATATGCGCCCCTgctgccccatgtccccccctcTCCCGTTCCTGGGAGAGCTCCCTTCAGAGCcgtggctggagctgtgctgagtgctgGCCGAgtgtgctgtgaggagcaggggctgtgcccgctggctgcccagcagtgagccctgctctgcagcaggggcttCATGGGAACCCTGGGGGCAGGGGCCAGTCCTGGCCTGGCACTGGCTCAGCCCAAACTGCTCCCAGCGCAGAAGGGCCTGTCAGCATCTGCTCCACCCGTGCTGAGCAACGGCCACGGCCAGAGTCAGGTCAGGAGGGGtttgtgctgtgctcagggagAGCAGGGTGAGTGCTGAGAGGCAAGGGGACTGTCTGTgcctgagggcagaggcaggcactCTGatctctccatccctctccatcccagctgccCACAATTGCTCCTTTCTTAGATGGAGAGTGATCACACTGCCGTGTTACCCTGACAAGCCGCCAGGCACTGCTGAGAGCAGAGGGATCCACTGCAGAGAACAAAATGCCTCACCCGTTCCCGAAGGCTCAGCACCACACTGCTATCCAAGGACACCCAGGGCTCACTGTGTGCCCTGGCAGGCACATACACCTTGGGTGGGCACCCAAAGTAGGTGGTCAAGGGTCCTGACCATGGCAAGGTCAAGAAGGAGAgtcagctccttccccagcctcacAGACTGCATTGCCCACAGCATCACAGGTTAGGGGAAAGCTGGGACACCTCCATGCTAGAGGACATGTCTGCACAGGAGGACCCACAAGGGGTGCGCCTGAGCCTGCAGCTGAAACCCCTATTGCCAGAGAGCCTGTCTGCAATGCCAATAGCATCTGAGCAAGGCCAGGAGAGAGACAAAGGGAAACTCAGGAACTCCTTCCCCTTGCCCAGCCCGGCACAACACCTCccagacagcagcagtgcaggacaGTCACCCTCAGTCTCTGCTCAGCGAGAAATGGCACCGTGGCAGCAGGAGACGCACTtcatcccttctgctgctctgctggaccAGGAGGTgttgaaaaacatgaaaacaagagtctaaaggctgtgctgggtgggagaggagagcagaggtgccTTGCTCAGGGAAGGAACCTGCATGGCAGACCATGGCCAAGAGGTGCCCCCATCTCCCCTGCATCAGGGTTCCCCTCAGcatctccccccctccctgcccagggctctgctgcctgcagctgtccctgccagcagctctttctcttGCCCCAgggctcttccctgccagcgctcacagagcccagctcagcccctgtgtgccagctctgccctgcagccgctctctgtctgcaggcaggaacAAACAGCTCCCCCAAAGcctgagggaaaaggagagctgatgctggtttcatctgcagcctgctggggagggaaggcactTGCTCAGCTCCCTCATCAACCTCCCTGTGATGCTTTCAGCAtctcagcccctgctctgaCCTGCACAGCTGTTTCCATTGCCACCAAGCGGAGCCACGGAAAAGTGGCAGCAGAGATTCAGGCAAGCACAGAGCCAAGCAGTGATCCCCTGCCATGAACGTGCTCATGGAAAGTCCCCTTGGAAATGACCTGGAGCTGTGAGCAACCCTGTCACATGCAGCACTCACTCAGAAGAACAGGGACCTTTTCCTAATGGGGGTCGTTCCTTTCTCCCCCACATTCTCCCCGCAGCCGCACGGGAGCCCCCcggcaggctgagagctgcccctggcaggcggcagagcccctgccccagcacacagcccccgcggctgcagggaccctgctggcaaggacagccctgggcacccctgcctgcacagccaccttcacagccctgcagccggccctggcaCAAGGCAGCCCACATGCCCTGGCCctcccacgctgcagcagggaagccctgctctgcagcacactggcCTCCTCCACAGCAAAAGGCTCCCACACggtcccacaggctgggggggccccagctgctgcagacccggctagcaactgcagaggcattgccctgcagccacacacttACCGGCTCAAGGGCTCTGCAGATTTCTCCAGCAGGGagctctcagcagcctcccACCAAGGTCTGCCtttgagctctccctgcctccctcctctgccctgggtgcctgcaggcagtgcctcagccctgctgcactttgcagaggagctgctggtgggcagaGCTGTCTCTCTGCAGCGCTGCCCGCTTGCCAGGAGCTCCCTCCATGGCAGGAGCCCGGCCCAGCtcggcagcagggagcagcccaaggcagcccttgctctgcccctctgggctccctccagctgtccctggggctgcaggggaacctgctgggcagcagcctgatGCAATCCCTCATGGGCCTTGCCTCACCTGGGGGGACACACTTATTTCCAGCAGTGGCAATTCTCTTAGGAGAAAAAGTTTTGTGCATGAGCATCAACTTTTGTTAACCCATTACTAGAGAGGACACCAGGAAGACTGCAGCAAATATCGAAGTACTCCTAAAGGTgcgtgtgtgtacgtgtgtgtctGGTGGTTCTACAGGCAGTGCGGGGAGGATGTCTTCAGTGCTTCAGtaagccctgcagagcccattTCAGCACTTCATTGCACAGTCCGAGGGCTCAAGACTCAGGTCTCCTTTGCCCAGGCCACgtctctgctctgaagcaaagcCTTTGCACCCACGGGCTCGGGGACACTTGGTACCAGGTTGCCTTATGGCCAGGCAGAGCCgggctggtgccacagctggggggcttcagcccagatgtgcagcagtgccctcagccaggggcccacgcagaggcagctggagcccgtcctgttgcagacagagctgtgacactgaGGGAACCAAGTGCCAAGGgcaggtggcagagctcagaTCACCTGCTCGGCAAGGACAGCAGCCTCCAACGGTTCCAACATTGAAAATGGAGTTTATGCTTGTGAGGCAATTCCAGGGCACCCGAAGGAGTGttccctccttctgcacaggCCACAGCCTGCCAGTGTGTGACCTGgggcctgcactctgctgctctcctgcctcactcCCCCTGGGAGATGAGACTCCACCGTTTCTTTGCTCCTAGAACCAAGGTGGACACGAATGATGCAGGGTCTCAGATCCAGGTGAGCATCACAGCTGTTGGCTCATCTGGCAGCTGTGCTAGAATGCCGATGCAACGTACCTGCAGACACCTAAAGGGGCATTGTCACTGTGCTGCCCTGTGACTGTCAGCGGGTGGTTACTTGACCACTGGCTTACAGGATCCCACCAAGCCTCTGTCTCGCtgctcccctccttcttcactcaCCTTGATGTCTTTAGGGTTGTTCTCTCACATAATTCTCACCCCTCTCCATttgtgttttgtcctttctACCATAGGgtatcacagaggtgccactAGAATTGCTTATTGGCTCAGgtttgggcaggggctggtccATTTTGGAGTCAAATGAAAGTGGCTGTTATGGCCATGGAGTCAGCTCTTGATCTCTTCTCACCTTTGCCAGCCCTGCAAACACCTCCAAACCACTCCCAAAcccttgccatgtaaacccacAGGATCTCTAAATTCCCCAAGAAGATGTGAGGTTATTGATCCTAAGGCTTCCTCACGCTGCTTAAATAagacttttccccttcccctccctgatTTAGGTTATTTCAGAGCAGTTACCCTGAACCACACCTGTGTCACCAGGGCCAAGCTCAGACatgtaacaacaaaaataataatggctACCAAGTGTCCAAGGTCACACgcaagcaaaatgttttgctgcagcgcatgctggggtggtgggcagaGGTCACTGTGAAGGTGAAATGAGATGTCCCTAAGGAGAGCAATCCATGCTGTCCCTGGGACCAGAGACATGCAGGGCtggactgtgcagtgctgcaggagaaggcatTGCTGCCAGCgatgcctctgcagccccagaggacaTGTGGTTCTGGTGAACCTTATATCCAGAAAGGACAAGGTGCTTTTGATTGTGTCCTTGACCATGGACATCCCGTGATGCAGGAACACTTTGAAAATCATTGGTGTGTTTCTCTATTGCCTCACCACAGGGGTGACTTTCAACAGtgctggctaactggggaggtccaAGAAGGCTGAATGTTAGTCAAGTGGtgcccacctacaagaagggTAGGAGGGAGGATCGGGataactacaggcctgtcaacCTGATGttagtgccagggaaggttgtggagctgatcatcctgagcaccatcacacagGAGGCGCAGGAAAACCAGGAGGTCAGgaccagccagcatgggtttatgaaaggcaggtcctgtcTGATGAATCTGATCTCCTCCtgggacaaggtgacctgcctagtggatgagggaaatgctgtggatgctgtctacctggaccttaggaAAGCCTTTTGGCTCCACCTCCCactgcattctcctggagaaactggctgctcatggcttcgGTGGGTGTTCTCCGCACTGGGTtagagctggctggacagccaagcccCAAGAGGGGTAGGAAATGGAGTGACATCCAGGTGACGATGGCCCATAAggagtggtgttcctcagggctcagtgctggggccagtcctgtttcagAACTTCATCAATGACCCAGACAAGGGGACTGAGTtcaccctcagtgagtttgcataCAACATCAAGTGGGGTGGAAGTGCTGATGtccttgagggcaggaaggctctgcagagggatctgcaCGGGTTGGACCTTTCAAGTGAGTCcaattgtatgaagttcaaccaggagaagtgccagttctgcacttgggtcacaacccCACACAaggctacaggcttggggcagagtggctggaaggcTGCCTGGTGGGGAGGTACCCTGAGGGTGCAGGGTGACAGATGGTTGAGCATGAGCCAtcagtgtgcccgggtggccaagaaggccaatatCATCCTGTCTGgtaccagaaacagtgtggccagcaggaccagggcagttATCGaccccctgtactcggcactgctGACGCCACACCTTGAACACTGTGTTTCcattttgggcccctcacttcaagagaaaTGTTGAGGTGTTTTAgtatgtccagagaagggcaacaacggtggtgaagggtctggagcccTGGTCAGTTGAAGAGCACCTGAGGGGACTTGGGTTGTATAGTGTGGAGATGATGAACCACAGGGGGGATCTTTCTGCTCTCTAGAACTGCCTGAAAGGTTGTTGTAGACCTGGAAGGTTGGGTTGTAGACCTGAAAGGT
Protein-coding regions in this window:
- the LOC121080201 gene encoding olfactory receptor 14C36-like; amino-acid sequence: MSNSSSITQFLLLPFADTRELQLLHFWLSLGIYLAALMANGLIITAVVCDYHLHTPMYFFLLNLSLIDQGSISTIVPKAMANSLWDTRDISYSGCAAQLFLNVFFLSAECFLLTVMAYDRFVAICQPLHYGTLLGSRACVHMAAAAWASGFLYAALHTANTLSLPLCHGNALGQVFCEIPQILKLSCSHTYLREVGLIVGSAFIAFGCFVSIMLSYMQIFRAVLRIPSEQGRHKAFSTCLPHLAVVSLFLSTATFAYLKPPSISSPSLDLVVAVLYSVVPPALNPLIYSMRNQELKDALKKLMQSGVSQQQ